A single window of Populus nigra chromosome 17, ddPopNigr1.1, whole genome shotgun sequence DNA harbors:
- the LOC133677348 gene encoding uncharacterized protein LOC133677348: protein MDEETSDTMNLDLNLGPGPEAESELEAPNDAVNLDDWVDDPIVRIREAVRFRARQHRRWRQFQLPLQSQSLSVELNQLMVNPGHVGTLQAGEGSVAAEERTNEAPKLCENNNVFLEDEVSEKKDDVEKTSDIDGSFFDCNICLDLATDPVVTCCGHLFCWPCLYQWLHVHSDAKECPVCKGEVTMKNVTPIYGRGCTTREPVEDTNLEIPIRPHARRVESLRQTASRHLYSFPVEEMLRRLGSRLDFAQDLSLPQDSNGSRGAADRTQSLLNRIMTYRGMRAEQNPSGPPDEIVDLTQTSPSSPVGGHARRLHDIVDLIHSGTASTETGSARRANVLLPRRSHPHSQRSSSHTAFSPLNSTEGLVETYFRTHTIGRNHEQPQPVDDRDSFSSIAAVINSESQMDTAAEIDSPVSLSTSSSRRRNNASRVSDVDSGDSRAPRRRRLI, encoded by the coding sequence ATGGATGAGGAGACATCTGATACTATGAATCTTGATTTGAATCTCGGTCCTGGTCCTGAGGCTGAATCAGAATTAGAAGCTCCTAATGATGCAGTGAATTTGGATGATTGGGTTGATGACCCTATTGTGAGAATTAGGGAAGCTGTCAGATTTAGGGCTCGACAACACAGGAGATGGAGACAATTTCAACTTCCACTACAAAGTCAAAGCCTTTCGGTGGAACTGAATCAACTGATGGTTAATCCCGGCCATGTGGGCACATTACAGGCTGGTGAGGGAAGTGTTGCTGCTGAAGAAAGAACAAATGAAGCACCTAAATTGTGCGaaaataacaatgtttttttggaAGATGAGGTGTCAGAGAAAAAGGATGATGTTGAGAAGACCAGTGACATTGATGGGAGCTTCTTTGATTGCAatatttgtttggatttggctACAGACCCTGTTGTTACTTGCTGTGGTCACTTGTTTTGTTGGCCATGCCTCTACCAGTGGTTGCATGTTCATTCAGATGCGAAAGAATGCCCAGTTTGTAAGGGAGAGGTGACCATGAAAAATGTGACCCCAATTTACGGCCGTGGATGTACCACTCGCGAGCCAGTAGAGGATACGAATCTGGAGATCCCTATTAGGCCTCATGCACGGCGGGTTGAGAGTTTGAGACAAACTGCTTCAAGGCATCTTTACAGCTTCCCAGTGGAGGAGATGCTTCGGCGACTTGGAAGTAGACTTGATTTCGCTCAGGATTTGTCTCTGCCACAGGACTCAAATGGTTCCCGTGGAGCTGCTGATAGGACCCAATCCCTTCTGAATAGGATTATGACATATAGGGGAATGCGAGCTGAGCAAAATCCTAGCGGACCTCCTGATGAGATAGTGGATTTAACTCAGACCAGCCCAAGTAGCCCTGTGGGAGGGCATGCACGTCGGCTTCATGACATAGTAGATTTAATACATTCTGGCACAGCCAGCACAGAGACAGGATCTGCTCGTCGGGCAAATGTGCTGCTACCTCGAAGATCACACCCACATTCTCAAAGATCTTCATCCCACACTGCATTTTCTCCTTTGAATTCAACTGAAGGGTTAGTTGAAACATATTTCCGAACCCATACCATAGGGAGGAATCACGAGCAGCCCCAGCCTGTTGATGATAGGGATTCTTTCTCAAGTATTGCTGCTGTTATAAACTCGGAGAGTCAAATGGACACTGCTGCGGAAATTGATTCTCCGGTCTCCCTGTCGACTTCTTCTTCCAGAAGAAGAAATAATGCTTCGAGAGTCTCTGATGTGGACAGTGGGGACTCTCGTGCACCTAGAAGGCGGAGATTGATTTAG